One window of the Papaver somniferum cultivar HN1 unplaced genomic scaffold, ASM357369v1 unplaced-scaffold_115, whole genome shotgun sequence genome contains the following:
- the LOC113329063 gene encoding cation/H(+) antiporter 14-like: MNDKPGFNCQPVKGMFEHGSFPLLTVQIGLCILFAGSFHAYLGQLDQIEFVSSVFAGIVLGPALLGGTETFQYMSRDSGGMALMSVIESVGGVFLAFLVGVKTDMDMITKASRSTIVIGFCTFLIPLLFNSIVKSVVRKTCNLENNMSDSLEYVALSVTYSSFYDTACAVADLNLLNSKIGRLGLAISIITGMSSWLFEYTYTLFMEVAILKAKMLLLSWLSKILLVIFIVFFLRPVMSWMNKSTLEGKTLNEGYLSSILISVLGVSFCSQSIGIDPSLGPLIVGLTVPVGSPIAAAVQKKLECFVTFVLVTPVYIIGVGRAASILVEHKQQKNNKSTQARTRNSSEKIINAFNHFEQQNQGFTIGQCFTAISPFSSMDNDVSQIAFDKRTNLVIIPFGELDEHPYRAINRSVLDKAPCSVGILFDHKNSSSVVIDVSVSCHNVAMIFIGDPDDREALAYSMRTADHSNLNLSVFRFTHMKQNKKTKKDDELISDLWDKIMNTENIFYKEEEVTDCADTVSKIKCLENSYDFIIVGRRHDCNSPILHGLDEWCVFKELGVIGDLFGTSTFDANSFDEAHCTSMLLVKLVVNGEVIIRAIREGADDVVVVGGDGLRTRIDIGDVSGETGEPHYSLNVVDVHLSAKAGYYASKYKQFGNLCYVTGALRSFMGHSNRDLRIKANWDDWELIPQVTTLCVGNAKFFGGGMRVNYSTLHHLIFQIGYIFMDVVG, encoded by the exons ATGAATGATAAACCAGGTTTCAACTGCCAGCCAGTTAAAGGAATGTTTGAGCATGGTTCCTTTCCTTTACTAACGGTGCAGATCGGCCTTTGTATATTGTTCGCCGGAAGCTTCCACGCTTACCTTGGTCAATTAGACCAGATTGAATTTGTTTCATCAGTTTTT GCTGGTATTGTCTTAGGCCCGGCGTTGCTGGGAGGTACGGAAACATTTCAATACATGTCTCGTGATTCAGGAGGAATGGCCTTAATGTCAGTTATCGAAAGCGTTGGGGGTGTTttccttgcattccttgttggagTCAAGACAGACATGGACATGATTACGAAAGCAAGTAGATCAACCATCGTCATAGGTTTCTGCACTTTCCTCATCCCTTTACTTTTTAATAGCATTGTTAAAAGCGTAGTACGAAAAACCTGTAACCTAGAAAATAATATGAGTGATTCTCTCGAATACGTTGCACTGTCAGTGACTTATTCTTCCTTCTATGATACTGCTTGTGCCGTTGCTGACTTGAACCTCCTCAATTCCAAGATTGGTCGTCTAGGCCTGGCCATTTCGATAATAACTGGAATGAGCAGTTGGTTGTTTGAGTACACCTACACCTTATTTATGGAAGTCGCTATTTTGAAGGCCAAGATGTTGTTATTATCGTGGTTAAGTAAAATTCTCTTAGtgattttcatcgtgttctttTTACGCCCAGTAATGTCATGGATGAATAAAAGTACTCTAGaaggaaaaactctgaatgaaggTTACCTTTCCTCGATTCTTATCAGTGTTCTGGGAGTTTCATTTTGTAGTCAGTCCATTGGCATAGACCCTTCGCTTGGACCACTCATAGTTGGACTAACAGTACCTGTTGGGTCACCTATAGCAGCAGCTGTCCAAAAAAAACTCGAGTGTTTTGTTACCTTTGTGCTCGTCACACCAGTTTACATAATAGGAG TCGGTCGTGCAGCTTCCATCCTCGTCGAACACAAACAGCAAAAGAATAATAAATCTACACAGGCTCGCACCCGTAATTCGTCAGAAAAAATTATCAATGCATTCAACCACTTCGAACAACAGAATCAGGGTTTCACAATTGGGCAATGTTTCACTGCCATATCACCATTCTCAAGCATGGACAACGATGTATCTCAAATAGCATTTGACAAGAGGACGAATCTTGTGATCATTCCTTTCGGTGAGTTAGACGAACATCCTTATCGGGCAATCAATCGAAGTGTTTTAGATAAGGCACCTTGCTCGGTAGGGATTCTCTTTGACCATAAAAATAGCTCTAGTGTTGTTATTGATGTTTCTGTAAGTTGTCATAATGTTGCCATGATTTTCATCGGAGATCCTGACGATCGGGAGGCATTAGCATATAGTATGAGAACGGCAGATCATTCCAATTTAAATCTCTCAGTTTTTCGATTCACGCATATGAAGcagaacaaaaaaacaaaaaaagatgaTGAATTGATAAGTGACCTGTGGGACAAAATTATGAACACCGAAAATATTTTTTACAAAGAGGAAGAAGTAACAGATTGTGCAGATACAGTAAGTAAAATCAAATGTCTGGAAAACTCTTACGACTTCATAATTGTTGGGAGACGACATGATTGTAACTCACCAATCTTGCATGGACTTGATGAATGGTGTGTCTTCAAAGAACTTGGTGTTATTGGAGATCTTTTCGGTACTTCTACTTTCGATG CTAATTCATTTGATGAAGCTCATTGCACTAGTATGCTTCTAGTGAAATTGGTGGTTAATGGAGAAGTCATAATTAGG GCTATACGGGAGGGAGCTGATGATGTGGTTGTTGTTGGAGGCGATG GTTTAAGGACTAGAATAGATATTGGGGATGTTAGTGGTGAAACTGGAGAACCTCATTACTCTCTTAAtgttgttgatgttcacct GAGTGCAAAGGCTGGATATTACGCATCGAAGTACAAACAATTTGGGAACCTTTGCTATGTTACTGGTGCATTGAGGAGCTTCATGGGACACAGTAATCGGGACCTCAGGATCAAG GCCAATTGGGACGACTGGGAATTAATTCCTCAAGTAACAACCCTCTGTGTAGGAAATGCGAAGTTCTTTGGTGGAGGCATGAGAGTGAATTACAGTACACTGCATCATTTAATATTTCAAATTGGTTACATCTTCATGGACGTCGTTGGTTAG